From Aegilops tauschii subsp. strangulata cultivar AL8/78 chromosome 5, Aet v6.0, whole genome shotgun sequence:
ACCATGCTCTGCTGGTGCCTCTGGGGCTTCCGCATGTCCTTCggcgaccgcctcctccccttcGTCGGCCGCCCCGACTTCGCTGGCCTCGACGCCGCCGGCTTCCTTTCCGCCCAGGGCTTCGCCGGCGCCTACCCGGCCGCCACGCTCCTCTTCTTCCAGTTCGTCTTCGCCGCCATCACGCTCATCCTCGTCGCCGGCTCGCTCCTGGGACGGATGAACTTCCGGGCATGGATGATCTTCGTGCCCCTCTGGCTCACCTTCTCCTACACCGTCGGCGCCTTCAGCGTCTGGAGCCCCAACGGGTTCCTCTTCAAGGCCGGCGTCATGGACTTCGCCGGCGGCTACGTCATCCACCTCTCCTCCGGCATCGCCGGCTTCACCGCCGCCTTCTGGGTCGGCCCGAGGACGGCCAAGGACAGGGAGGCCTTCCCGCCCAACAACATCCTCCTGACTCTCGCCGGCGCGGGGCTGCTGTGGATGGGGTGGACGGGGTTCAACGGCGGCGCGCCCTACGCCGCCAACATCGACGcgtccgtcgccgtcgtcaacaCGCACCTCTGCACGGCCACGAGCCTCCTGGTGTGGCTCATCCTCGACTGCTTCGTCTTCGGCCGCCCCTCGGCCTTCGGCGCCGTCCAGGGCATGATCACCGGCCTCGTCTGCATCACCCCGGCCGCCGGGCTGGTGCAGGGCTGGGCGGCGATGCTGATGGGGCTCGTCTCCGGGAGCGTGCCGTGGTTCACCATGATGGTGCTGCACAAGCGGTGCCGGGTCCTGAGGCACGTGGACGACACGCTCGCCATCCTCCACACGCACGGGGTGGCCGGCAGCCTCGGCGGCCTCATGACGGGCCTCCTGGCCGAGCCGCGGCTCTGCCGGCTCTTCTTCGGCGACGACCCGCGGTACGTGGGCTTCGTGTACGCGGTCAGGGGCGGGCGCGTCTCCGCGGGGTTTCGGCAGATGGGCGTGCAGCTGGCCGGGATCGGATTCATCGTGGCGCTAAACGTCGTCGTCACCAGCATCGTGTGCCTGCTCGTCCGGGTGGCCGTGCCGCTCCGGCTCAGCGAGGAGCAGCTGGCGGCCGGCGACGACGCCATACACGGCGAGGACGCGTACGCGGTGTGGGGCGACGGCGAGACGTACGAGCAGTCCGTGCATGGCAGCCGGCGATACCAAATGACGGCCAATCCCATGTCGTCCAAGGTTGATGAGATCATCTGAGCAGTCCTATGCATTGTAAGATCGATACTAGTGCATTGTGGAGTATGTTTCACGGATTTGCTGTTTAGGAGTAGATCCTATAGTCCACCAACGAATGTCCAAGGAAAGTAGGAACAGCCTCCTCTACTGGTCAAACCCACAAGATGTAGTTTTCGATCGTTGAAGCAGTCCAAAGGGGCTGAGCCCTTGGATCAACATATAGCTAGCGATCCTCATCCCCAAGTTAATTGCATATAAGTATCATATTTGTGTCTAGGGTAACAAATTGGCACCAGTTTTCGCATTTTTTGTTTGCAGATCAGTACCGAATTTAGGGCAGGCCGCAACAAATCACACCGATTTGTGTTTGAACCGGTTTTGACAACGGAACTAATGACGCGTTGTGTGCATGTTCTTTTGTAGAAAACCCCCTTGCTCTATATTTGACTCGTGGCGCGTCGTGGGGAGTGCACCCCCACGTAGACACGAATCTCACACGAGCCCTTTTTTGCAAATGAGGTGCATGATTAAATATAAAGCAATGGATTTTTCTACAAATGAACATGCACATGATGCGCCACGTCGGCCCCTAACAAGTGGGCCCCACTCATTGGGCTGTCGAAACCGGTTCAAACGTGAATCAGTGCGATTTGTTGTGACCTGCCCCAAACTCAATACTGATCTACAAAAAAATTGAAAAGTGGAAACAATTCGTTACCCTAGCCACAAATGTGTACTTGTATGCAATTAGCTCTCACCTCCTAGGGCTTCTACTGTGAATCGGTTCGTCTGTCCGATTCCCTGCTAAACTCTTCGGCATGTCATGCTTCCCAGCTCGGCCGCTCCCCCCTCCCACACACACCTCCTCCGGCGGCTTGCGGTCTTGTAGTTCCCTCCACCGTCGTTGTGTTGGTGGTGCACCACGTAGACCCTGCTTTTCGCCCTGCTCCCGCGCAGTGGGCAATAGTCCATGATAAACGCCTTCTCGCTCAACAACAGAATCAGCTGGACAAACCCAGAGCTCTGTTTGCCTCGTCCAGATGCCGACCTCATGCCTGATGTTTTTGTAGGCAGCCGGGGCACGTATCATCCATGTGCACCAACGAGATGGTGTGCATTCGCTGCCTGGGGAGTCTGGCGCCTGCAAGCGGCCCCGCTCCCCTCTTGCGCCCTTGACGGCCTATGTTCAGCGTCGACGACTCGCTTCTCCCCCGTTGACGCCTCCCCATTGTGTAAGTGAGTAATGTAACCATTCAATCGACATTAACATTTTAGGAATTTATGATGCATTCAAATTGGCAAACAATTCTAGATTTTGTCATTTCAAACATACTTCATATATAAATTCTAGCTGATAACCGCTGATGCTTTTTCACGTTCCACTAGGCATTTAACTCGAAGGGGGTGCCCCGCAAATAAATTATCGAAAGGGTCATTAGGACCATCCACTTCTTGTGGTCGTTTTTATCAATGCCAATCCAAAGAAGCCTACTTTGAATCATCTTAACACTGAGCTGAAGAGAATCCGTGACTACTTAGACCCGCCTGACTGCTGGTGCTGATGGTTAGGCGTGAACTTCTTGAAAACTGGTCGTTGAGGAGAATTAGTTCCCTCCCAATGACTCTTCTTCTGGTCGAGGAGCTCAGGTCCATCTTGTGCTAACAATACATCTTATTTAGCGGGACATCTCGAGTCTTTAGAGAAAGGCAAAGTCTCTACTTATTAACTATATATGTATGCCCGTTATTAACTTATAGAGTAAAGAAAAAGCCCACTACATATCCCTATCTTCTGGATGGTCAATTGCCTCATTCTTGTTTGGA
This genomic window contains:
- the LOC109755484 gene encoding ammonium transporter 2 member 5-like, which produces MATEAAPEWLEKGDNAWQLAAAALVGLQSVPGLVILYGSIVKKKWAVNSALMALYAFAATMLCWCLWGFRMSFGDRLLPFVGRPDFAGLDAAGFLSAQGFAGAYPAATLLFFQFVFAAITLILVAGSLLGRMNFRAWMIFVPLWLTFSYTVGAFSVWSPNGFLFKAGVMDFAGGYVIHLSSGIAGFTAAFWVGPRTAKDREAFPPNNILLTLAGAGLLWMGWTGFNGGAPYAANIDASVAVVNTHLCTATSLLVWLILDCFVFGRPSAFGAVQGMITGLVCITPAAGLVQGWAAMLMGLVSGSVPWFTMMVLHKRCRVLRHVDDTLAILHTHGVAGSLGGLMTGLLAEPRLCRLFFGDDPRYVGFVYAVRGGRVSAGFRQMGVQLAGIGFIVALNVVVTSIVCLLVRVAVPLRLSEEQLAAGDDAIHGEDAYAVWGDGETYEQSVHGSRRYQMTANPMSSKVDEII